The following coding sequences lie in one Fundulus heteroclitus isolate FHET01 chromosome 20, MU-UCD_Fhet_4.1, whole genome shotgun sequence genomic window:
- the LOC105928031 gene encoding protein phosphatase 1 regulatory subunit 12A, with translation MLLHLMKITLAFFKLRRSYLNPISDWAILLYQTCTFLFFSPFGILCHSASVCSGSSSAGAMSSLLSQNKDEPLIRKSLSDSFPASSAANTRSLRHERLSRLESSSSSDVSNDTSTNHAESYFLRRENRLSAKKKAEEEKLNSDYKKMYEKALATNQRLKSRLETSKQDLAMVQDQLQGTQVYTFSLFWA, from the exons ATGCTTCTCCATCTCATGAAGATCACGCTGGCTTTCTTCAAACTGAGACGATCTTACCTGAATCCCATTTCAGACTGGGCGATCTTACTTTATCAAActtgtacttttctttttttttctccgtttgGCATTTTGTGTCACAGTGCATCTGTATGCAGTGGGTCCAGCAGTGCAGGAGCAATGTCATCTCTACTTTCTCAAAACAAAGATGAGCCACTTATCAGAAAATCCCTCTCTGACTCTTTTCCGGCTTCGTCTGCTGCCAACACCAGGAGCCTGAGG CATGAAAGGCTGTCTAG ATTGGAGTCCTCCAGCTCATCCGACGTCTCCAACGACACGTCAACAAACCATGCAGAGTCCTACTTTTTACGCAGGGAAAACAGGCTGTCGGcaaagaaaaaggcagaagaaGAGAAACTGAACAGTGACTATAAAAAG ATGTACGAAAAGGCCCTGGCAACAAATCAAAGGCTCAAGTCCCGACTGGAGACCAGTAAACAAGATCTGGCTATGGTTCAGGACCAGCTGCAGGGCACAcaggtatacacattcagtttattttgggcataa